The following coding sequences lie in one Miscanthus floridulus cultivar M001 chromosome 9, ASM1932011v1, whole genome shotgun sequence genomic window:
- the LOC136479218 gene encoding LOW QUALITY PROTEIN: uncharacterized protein (The sequence of the model RefSeq protein was modified relative to this genomic sequence to represent the inferred CDS: substituted 2 bases at 2 genomic stop codons) translates to MELLSIQVWDHFSSRIDGEINGFIWRLEVNNGETSTKIFLELRCVRKHRCSIIDARCLLHVDLLPLRLDAFFCISLDLIDRMTYFFARPSTARRIPGGSRLDFIQEDYYGLEVEDHCNGLLLVCECDMVVNPATRQWANLRTSPEPSIGDMLGGVRVWAETTTDQDQENDDHHLLYSSFYLVYDPMAESPXHFXVFPIPLLARDLGNRENVTIDIEEQEWPPSTLRIHVFSSRWRWEERFWVRQGEPAGTMADMLQSDCWDRKAVYFRGALSVHCQNDSIMSIALSNDKYQMMKSPATGDKLGEGATFYLGKSEKGVHSALLYWVDCGRCPQFRVWFLKEEEEEENDHIHMEWVLKTNISLPPLLANRRPLLHSGFADDEWRVIRDYNNKEEVPPAAAHGDDEFADDDDEWDFDNADIVLDEDKDNKLTEADGHYPVDFLGFHPYKEIVFFCVPSGTISYNLNTSKFQQLGGRIHIPVGMRTCFPYTPCWIRGLFENS, encoded by the exons atggagctgctctctattcAAGTTTGGGACCatttttcctcaaggattgatggagaaatcaatggatttatttggaggcttgaggtcaataatgga gagacgagtaccaagataTTTCTGGAGTTGCGCTGCGTCCGCAAGCACCGGTGCTCCATCATCGACGCTCGGTGCCTCCTCCACGTCGACCTCCTCCCTCTCCGCCTCGACGCCTTCTTCTGCATCTCCCTCGACCTCATCGATCGGATGACCTATTTCTTCGCACGCCCCTCGACGGCGCGCCGAATCCCGGGGGGCAGCCGCCTCGACTTCATACAAGAAGACTACTACGGTCTAGAAGTGGAGGATCACTGCAATGGTCTGCTCTTGGTGTGTGAGTGTGACATGGTGGTCAACCCGGCCACACGGCAATGGGCTAACTTGCGTACCTCCCCGGAACCATCCATTGGCGACATGCTTGGTGGGGTAAGGGTCTGGGCCGAGACGACGACGGATCAGGATCAGGAGAACGACGACCACCACTTGTTGTATTCAAGCTTTTACCTTGTGTACGATCCCATGGCGGAGTCGCCGTAGCACTTCTAGGTATTTCCTATCCCCTTACTAGCCCGTGATCTGGGCAATCGGGAAAACGTCACCATCGACATTGAGGAGCAAGAATGGCCACCATCGACATTGAGAATCCATGTCTTCTCGTCGAGATGGAGGTGGGAGGAGAGGTTCTGGGTCCGCCAGGGGGAGCCTGCCGGGACCATGGCCGATATGCTGCAATCCGATTGCTGGGACCGCAAGGCCGTATATTTCCGGGGAGCACTCTCTGTGCATTGTCAAAATGATTCTATCATGAG TATAGCCTTGTCCAATGACAAGTACCAAATGATGAAATCTCCAGCAACAGGCGACAAACTTGGTGAGGGTGCTACCTTTTATTTGGGAAAATCAGAGAAAGGGGTACACTCTGCGTTACTTTATTGGGTCGACTGTGGTCGCTGCCCCCAGTTTCGAGTCTGGTTCcttaaggaggaagaagaagaagaaaatgatcACATTCACATGGAGTGGGTGTTGAAGACTAACATCAGCCTTCCACCGCTGCTTGCAAATAGACGTCCTCTTCTTCACAGCGGCTTTGCTGATGATGAATGGAGGGTCATCCGTGACTATAATAACAAGGAGGAAGTACCACCTGCTGCTGCACATGGCGACGACGagtttgctgatgatgatgatgaatgggaCTTTGACAATGCTGACATTGTCCTCGATGAAGACAAAGATAATAAGCTCACTGAAGCAGACGGGCACTACCCTGTTGATTTCCTCGGATTTCATCCTTACAAAGAGATTGTCTTCTTTTGCGTACCATCTGGGacaatatcttataatttgaataCCTCAAAGTTTCAACAGTTGGGCGGACGTATACATATACCAGTGGGCATGAGAACCTGTTTCCCATACACGCCATGTTGGATACGGGGATTATTTGAAAACAGTTGA